The genomic stretch TGATCCTGCGCGCCGATGCTGGCATGGACATGCTCGGCGTCGGCGCCGCGCTCTGCAGCGTCGTTGCCGGCTCGCTCGGCGGCATCCTGATCAACCGCTGGGGCCGGCCAGCCGAGATGTCCCTGGTGAGCTTCACTGCCTGGCAGTTGCTGATCGGGGGAGCGGAACTCGCGGTGCTGGCGCTGCTCGTCGGCGATCTGCCCGCGGCCATAGATTGGACCAACGCGCTGGGGCTGGCCATCCTCGCGGTGGTGCTGACGGCCCTGCCCTTCATCCTGTGGTTCCGCGCCATCGTGGCGCTCGGCGCGGCGTCGGTGATCCCATTCGTACTGGTGACGCCGGTGGTCGCCTTCGTCCTCGATGCGGCGATCCGCAACGTCGTGCCCAGCCCGCTGCAACTTGTGGGGGTCGTGCTGGTGATGACCGGGTTGGTCGTCAACCAATGGGCCGGGCTGCGGGCGGACAGACCAGGCTGATCACCAGGCGAG from Devosia sp. A16 encodes the following:
- a CDS encoding DMT family transporter, with product MNLKLAALCAATLWGFTYIITTTMLPHNPIFIGSVRALGGGLLLLAFARQLAPRGYWPKLIVLGTLNFGAFFSLLFVSAIRLPGGVAGTFQTLGPLITILLAWALLRQPPTLMKIVSILIGAVGVSLVILRADAGMDMLGVGAALCSVVAGSLGGILINRWGRPAEMSLVSFTAWQLLIGGAELAVLALLVGDLPAAIDWTNALGLAILAVVLTALPFILWFRAIVALGAASVIPFVLVTPVVAFVLDAAIRNVVPSPLQLVGVVLVMTGLVVNQWAGLRADRPG